One region of Edaphobacter bradus genomic DNA includes:
- a CDS encoding NADP-dependent oxidoreductase has translation MKALRLVATTPSPELIEAVVAQPQPGPGEVLVHVTAAGIIRTEPLWYPTTHLKSGAPREGAIPSHEFSGTVAALGEGVADFTVGQPIYGTNDWYADGALAEYCVAHTAAIAPAPITLSPVEAATVPISALTAWQGLFDHGHLHPCDRVLIHGGGGSVGLFAVQIAHLHGAHVIATASPYYFDLLRQLGANELIDYHTKRFEDVIRRPVDIVFDTVGGDTLMRSLPFIKPGRFAVTITPDSANSTNERIKKAFFLVQPNQRQLMEVAHFLDTGKLRTFVDAVVPLSQAADAYAGNVPNRKGRGKLVAAITESWTPPPAIKAALSPFQQSFRPGPERRPSTSATKP, from the coding sequence ATGAAGGCGTTACGCCTGGTAGCGACTACCCCATCTCCCGAGTTGATCGAAGCCGTCGTTGCCCAGCCCCAGCCCGGCCCCGGCGAGGTCCTCGTCCACGTCACCGCCGCGGGGATCATCCGCACCGAACCCCTCTGGTACCCCACCACCCACCTGAAATCCGGCGCGCCGCGCGAGGGCGCCATTCCCTCGCACGAGTTCTCGGGCACCGTCGCCGCCCTCGGCGAAGGCGTCGCCGACTTCACCGTCGGCCAGCCCATCTACGGCACCAACGACTGGTACGCCGATGGAGCGCTCGCCGAGTACTGCGTTGCCCACACCGCCGCTATCGCACCCGCCCCCATCACGCTCTCGCCCGTTGAAGCTGCCACCGTCCCCATCAGCGCTCTCACTGCCTGGCAGGGCCTCTTCGATCATGGCCATCTCCACCCTTGCGACCGCGTCCTCATCCATGGCGGCGGCGGCTCCGTCGGCCTCTTTGCCGTCCAGATCGCGCACCTGCACGGCGCCCACGTCATCGCCACGGCCTCGCCGTACTATTTCGACCTCCTCAGGCAGCTCGGCGCCAACGAGCTCATCGACTACCACACTAAAAGGTTCGAAGACGTCATTCGCAGGCCCGTCGACATCGTCTTCGACACCGTCGGCGGCGACACTCTCATGCGCTCGCTCCCGTTCATCAAGCCCGGCCGCTTCGCCGTCACCATCACGCCGGACAGCGCGAACTCCACCAACGAGCGCATCAAAAAGGCCTTCTTCCTCGTCCAGCCCAACCAGCGCCAGCTCATGGAGGTCGCGCACTTCCTCGACACCGGCAAGCTCCGGACCTTCGTCGACGCCGTCGTCCCGCTCTCGCAAGCCGCGGATGCCTACGCCGGCAACGTCCCGAACCGCAAGGGCCGCGGCAAGCTGGTAGCGGCCATCACAGAATCCTGGACGCCGCCGCCCGCGATTAAAGCTGCTCTGTCGCCGTTCCAGCAGTCATTTCGACCGGGCCCCGAGCGCAGGCCTTCAACGTCTGCGACTAAGCCCTGA
- a CDS encoding SpoIIE family protein phosphatase has translation MELSQLPVRLVIHEGENSRTVNIDTVPFTIGRQPGSNLFLSNTQVSRQHAVLHRDEDGYFLQDLGSRHGTLINGIRRETARLQSGDRIQLGLSNITLVFLTALDQRTSSTRNLLTLFSTGSSSTELEKLSLFLQAAQSFNNTRVLQDVLSTMIEYTLRLTGAERGFVFLGDSPANLTLETGLNCEGQPLVDDSKISRSILRDAAQSGQEYLIGDVSGEGQPVSRESMVAHDLRSAIAIPLRGRASTNLLGILYLDSRLHTGTLNRVGRDILHAIATEAATLVENARMVQAQRAADLLRNELEIAASIQQSIIPRELPTFPYANLMARAVQCTEVGGDFYDVIPVSSDSDGNDGFVAIVADVSGKGMPAALLAAIIHGMMYAQVKGCSSLVNAVATVNDFLCCRVFGQRYVTLIALHYRPSGQVELVNGGHVSPFLVHEDGTVEPITDGDVPVGLLHNATFHSITLTLPPKARLVLLSDGITEAEDSSGEQFGPTKLKRELATAEPVHAIFTSMHRFSGGAPPRDDCTLLVIDRTT, from the coding sequence ATGGAACTCAGCCAGCTCCCAGTACGGCTCGTCATCCACGAGGGCGAGAACTCGCGAACCGTCAACATCGACACAGTACCCTTCACCATCGGCCGTCAACCGGGAAGCAACCTCTTCCTGTCCAATACGCAGGTCTCCCGCCAACACGCCGTCCTGCATCGTGATGAAGACGGTTACTTCCTTCAGGACCTCGGCAGCCGCCACGGCACGCTCATCAACGGTATCCGGCGCGAAACAGCACGCCTGCAATCGGGTGACCGCATCCAGCTCGGTCTCTCCAACATCACGCTTGTGTTCCTCACTGCGCTCGATCAGCGGACGTCCTCGACGCGCAACCTGCTCACCCTCTTCTCAACTGGCTCTTCCAGTACTGAGCTCGAAAAGCTTTCCCTCTTCCTCCAGGCGGCGCAAAGCTTCAACAATACCCGCGTCCTCCAGGACGTCCTCAGCACCATGATCGAGTACACCCTGCGCCTCACCGGCGCAGAGCGCGGCTTCGTCTTCCTAGGAGATAGCCCCGCCAACCTCACCCTCGAAACCGGCCTCAACTGCGAAGGCCAGCCTCTCGTCGACGACTCCAAAATCTCGCGGTCCATCCTCCGCGACGCCGCGCAGTCGGGTCAGGAATATCTCATCGGTGATGTCAGTGGGGAGGGCCAGCCCGTGAGCCGCGAGAGCATGGTCGCCCACGACCTGCGCAGCGCCATCGCCATTCCCCTCCGGGGCCGTGCCTCCACCAATCTCCTCGGCATCCTCTACCTCGACAGCCGTCTCCACACCGGGACTCTCAACCGGGTCGGCCGCGACATTCTCCACGCCATCGCTACGGAAGCGGCCACACTCGTCGAGAACGCCCGCATGGTACAGGCCCAGCGCGCCGCCGACCTGCTTCGCAACGAGTTGGAGATCGCCGCTTCGATTCAGCAGAGCATCATCCCTCGCGAGCTCCCCACCTTCCCCTACGCAAACCTTATGGCTCGCGCCGTCCAGTGCACTGAGGTCGGGGGCGATTTCTACGACGTCATCCCGGTCAGCTCAGACAGCGATGGCAATGATGGCTTTGTCGCCATCGTCGCCGACGTCTCCGGCAAAGGCATGCCCGCTGCTCTCCTCGCCGCCATCATTCACGGGATGATGTACGCGCAGGTCAAAGGCTGCTCCTCGCTCGTCAACGCCGTCGCCACCGTCAATGATTTCCTCTGCTGTCGCGTCTTCGGGCAACGATACGTCACTCTCATCGCCCTTCACTACAGGCCCTCAGGGCAGGTCGAACTCGTCAACGGCGGTCATGTCTCTCCCTTTCTCGTCCACGAAGACGGAACCGTCGAGCCAATCACCGATGGTGACGTTCCCGTTGGCCTCCTTCACAACGCAACCTTCCACTCCATCACGCTCACCCTTCCTCCAAAAGCAAGGTTGGTACTGTTAAGCGACGGTATCACTGAGGCGGAAGACTCCAGTGGAGAGCAATTCGGCCCAACGAAGCTTAAGCGCGAACTGGCAACCGCTGAGCCCGTCCACGCCATCTTCACTTCCATGCACCGCTTCAGTGGCGGCGCGCCGCCACGAGATGACTGTACCCTGCTTGTCATAGACAGAACCACATAG
- a CDS encoding septal ring lytic transglycosylase RlpA family protein produces MRLLLASMLVLCEASQLARAAQAGGKTESGLATVYSHRLDGHKTASGKIYQPGAMTVAHKTLPFGSKVKITNKRNGRSAVATVTDRGPAQPGRVLDVSPAVAHSLGMHRGGVTPVDVEVQSADGRSSLR; encoded by the coding sequence ATGAGATTGCTTTTGGCCTCCATGCTTGTTCTTTGTGAGGCATCGCAGCTTGCCCGCGCGGCGCAGGCGGGCGGAAAGACGGAGTCGGGGCTGGCGACGGTATACAGCCACCGGCTGGATGGTCACAAGACGGCTAGTGGAAAGATCTATCAGCCGGGCGCGATGACGGTGGCTCACAAAACGCTGCCGTTTGGCTCGAAGGTGAAGATTACAAACAAGCGGAACGGGCGCAGTGCGGTGGCAACGGTCACCGACCGTGGGCCAGCGCAGCCGGGACGCGTTCTCGATGTGTCTCCGGCCGTTGCGCACAGCCTTGGAATGCATCGAGGTGGGGTGACGCCGGTAGACGTGGAGGTTCAGAGTGCGGATGGGAGGTCGTCGCTTCGTTGA
- a CDS encoding MarC family protein: MEVLFKYFALGFSALLPVVNPLGSALVFLGLVGLQTEKVYKSLARQITINMVLFFAVTELVGSYVLEFFGISLEVVQLAGGMVVTSIGWQMLNQSDAGIAAKDKQSGAGKSEDAAYNWAAKTFYPLMFPITAGPGSLVVMLTLSAHASNRKLSTNVLAHVGLMVAVLLLSILVYLCYAYSPQITRRISPATVQGILRVVAFILLCIGVQIAWHGLEPLLDGLISQVRA, encoded by the coding sequence GTGGAGGTTCTGTTCAAATACTTTGCCCTGGGGTTCAGCGCGCTGCTGCCGGTGGTGAACCCGCTGGGGTCTGCTCTGGTGTTTCTGGGGCTGGTGGGTTTACAGACGGAGAAGGTTTACAAGTCTTTGGCGCGGCAGATCACGATCAACATGGTGCTGTTCTTCGCGGTGACCGAGCTGGTGGGCTCGTATGTGCTGGAGTTTTTCGGGATCTCGCTGGAGGTTGTGCAGCTGGCAGGCGGGATGGTGGTGACGTCGATCGGGTGGCAGATGCTGAACCAGTCGGATGCCGGCATAGCAGCGAAGGATAAGCAGAGCGGGGCTGGCAAGAGCGAAGACGCAGCATACAACTGGGCTGCGAAGACGTTCTATCCGCTGATGTTTCCGATTACAGCGGGGCCGGGGAGTCTGGTGGTGATGCTGACGCTGAGCGCGCATGCATCGAACAGGAAGCTGAGCACCAATGTGCTGGCGCATGTGGGACTGATGGTGGCGGTGCTTCTGCTGAGCATACTGGTGTATCTGTGCTACGCGTATTCGCCGCAGATTACGCGTAGAATTTCGCCCGCGACGGTGCAGGGGATCCTGCGGGTGGTGGCGTTCATTCTGCTCTGCATCGGGGTGCAGATTGCCTGGCATGGGCTGGAGCCTCTGCTTGATGGGTTGATTAGCCAAGTCAGGGCTTAG
- the fusA gene encoding elongation factor G: MRVYSGSEIRNVAVVGHAHCGKTSLIAAMLHAAKMTPELGRVEDGSAVTAYDEEEVARQTTMANAVAFAEWEGVKMNLVDTPGFHMFAHEARAAMMPVETALVVINARCGVETMTDRVWKYAGEVNLPRIILMNQVDHPKADSRVGRMQMIEDLQQRWGRQVVPVQLPIIDQHGFHGVVDLVTMKAFLYEPDGSGRGEVGKIPDAMAADAKAAHEALVELVAEGKDALMEEFFAVGTIPEEHLITALHEAIREDRIFPVLYASGLRNVGTDHLLDFLKVYAPSPLEREPVAARGLRTAGANGSAGLPAEEIVMRKVDDKEPLAVFVFKTMSDPFAGRISFFKVVSGVLKNDMTIENFTRHEAERFCHLSTMQGRKAVEVAELHAGDIGAAPKLRSTLTGDTLGNKANEVLFEPVPMPDAAMTYAIEPKSRADEDKLAPALHRLMEEDPMVRFYRDPQTNEFLVAGAGQQHIEAIVSKLKRRYHTEVTLKAPKVPYRETIRGRAEAQGRHKKQTGGHGQFGDCKIRMEPLPRGSGIVFENDIFGGAIPRQFVPAVEKGIQESAGRGYLAGYPIVDIKVTVFDGSYHEVDSSEMSFKLAARLAFRKCMEQAKPTLLEPVMRAEIEAPDEFAGALIADLNGRRGRVQGMDSAGAGTVLRAEVPMAEMLSYGSTLTSITQGRGSFRMELDHYDVVPQQVSEKILASAKRPVHDEEE; this comes from the coding sequence ATGAGGGTTTATTCAGGAAGCGAGATTCGTAACGTCGCTGTTGTGGGGCACGCGCACTGTGGAAAGACAAGCCTGATCGCCGCAATGCTGCATGCAGCGAAGATGACTCCCGAGCTGGGGCGAGTCGAAGATGGCTCCGCGGTGACGGCGTACGACGAAGAGGAGGTCGCAAGACAGACGACGATGGCCAACGCCGTCGCGTTCGCCGAGTGGGAAGGCGTGAAGATGAACCTCGTCGATACGCCCGGGTTCCACATGTTTGCGCATGAGGCGCGCGCGGCGATGATGCCCGTCGAGACGGCGCTGGTCGTGATCAACGCGCGCTGCGGCGTGGAGACAATGACCGATCGCGTATGGAAGTACGCTGGCGAGGTCAATCTGCCGCGCATCATCCTGATGAACCAGGTCGATCATCCCAAGGCAGACAGCAGGGTAGGACGGATGCAGATGATCGAAGACCTGCAGCAGCGATGGGGACGCCAGGTGGTTCCGGTGCAGTTGCCCATCATCGATCAGCACGGCTTCCACGGAGTCGTGGACCTTGTGACGATGAAGGCGTTTCTCTATGAACCCGACGGCAGCGGGCGCGGAGAGGTTGGGAAGATTCCCGATGCCATGGCCGCCGACGCCAAGGCAGCGCACGAGGCCCTGGTCGAGCTGGTCGCCGAAGGCAAGGACGCGCTCATGGAGGAGTTCTTCGCAGTCGGCACGATCCCCGAGGAGCATCTGATCACTGCGCTGCACGAGGCGATCCGCGAGGACAGGATCTTTCCCGTGCTCTATGCGAGCGGCCTGCGCAATGTGGGCACGGACCATTTGCTCGACTTTCTTAAGGTCTATGCGCCGTCGCCGCTGGAGCGTGAGCCGGTGGCTGCACGAGGTCTGAGAACTGCCGGAGCCAATGGAAGCGCGGGACTTCCGGCCGAAGAGATTGTGATGCGCAAGGTCGACGACAAGGAGCCGCTCGCGGTCTTCGTCTTCAAGACGATGTCAGATCCGTTCGCGGGAAGAATCTCCTTCTTCAAGGTCGTGAGCGGCGTGTTGAAGAACGACATGACGATCGAGAACTTCACGCGCCATGAGGCAGAACGGTTCTGCCACCTCTCGACGATGCAGGGCAGAAAGGCAGTGGAGGTTGCGGAGCTGCACGCCGGCGACATCGGTGCCGCTCCCAAGCTGCGCTCGACGCTGACCGGCGACACGCTCGGCAACAAAGCCAACGAGGTCCTCTTTGAGCCGGTGCCGATGCCGGATGCCGCGATGACCTATGCCATCGAGCCGAAGTCGCGGGCCGATGAAGACAAGCTAGCTCCTGCGCTGCACCGTTTGATGGAAGAGGACCCGATGGTGCGGTTTTACCGCGATCCGCAGACGAACGAATTTCTGGTCGCCGGCGCGGGGCAGCAGCATATTGAAGCGATCGTCTCTAAGTTAAAGCGGCGTTATCACACGGAGGTGACGCTGAAGGCGCCCAAAGTTCCTTATCGCGAGACGATTCGCGGAAGGGCCGAGGCGCAGGGCCGTCACAAGAAGCAGACCGGCGGGCACGGGCAGTTTGGAGACTGCAAGATTCGTATGGAGCCGCTGCCGCGGGGAAGCGGGATTGTCTTTGAGAACGATATCTTCGGCGGCGCGATTCCGCGGCAGTTTGTCCCTGCGGTCGAGAAGGGAATTCAGGAGTCCGCGGGGCGCGGCTATCTGGCCGGATACCCGATCGTCGACATCAAGGTGACCGTCTTCGATGGAAGCTACCACGAGGTCGACTCCAGTGAGATGTCCTTCAAACTTGCTGCGCGGCTTGCGTTTCGCAAGTGCATGGAGCAGGCCAAGCCGACGCTGCTGGAGCCGGTGATGCGCGCCGAGATTGAGGCTCCGGACGAGTTTGCAGGCGCGTTGATCGCCGACCTCAACGGACGGCGAGGCCGCGTACAGGGAATGGACAGCGCAGGCGCAGGCACGGTTCTAAGGGCTGAGGTCCCGATGGCCGAGATGCTGAGCTACGGCTCCACGCTGACGTCGATCACACAGGGTCGAGGCAGCTTCCGTATGGAACTGGACCACTACGATGTAGTGCCCCAGCAGGTCTCCGAGAAGATTCTGGCCTCCGCCAAGCGGCCGGTTCACGACGAGGAGGAATAG
- a CDS encoding FmdE family protein, which translates to MQSFDDLLREAEIAHGHLCAGQILGVRMAMLGCRLLGIDDPRGADRKRLVTFVEIDRCATDAIGVVTGCRLGKRAIKFRDWGKMAATFVDLSATIEPLGDTPTYKAIRLAALESSKQRARELYPQIENKNQQQMLAYRELPDAELFSEQWVRVPLHPRERPGYKSARIACSICGEGINYDREAPTGGPILCQGCVHPETRYYQPLEP; encoded by the coding sequence ATGCAGTCCTTCGACGACCTCCTACGCGAAGCAGAGATAGCCCACGGCCACCTCTGTGCTGGCCAGATTCTCGGCGTCCGCATGGCCATGCTCGGCTGCCGCCTCCTCGGCATCGACGACCCACGCGGAGCCGACCGCAAGCGTCTTGTCACCTTCGTCGAGATCGACCGATGCGCCACCGATGCCATCGGAGTCGTCACCGGCTGCCGTCTCGGCAAGCGCGCCATCAAGTTCCGCGACTGGGGCAAGATGGCCGCCACCTTCGTCGACCTCAGCGCCACTATTGAACCACTCGGCGACACTCCCACCTACAAGGCCATTCGCCTCGCCGCGCTCGAGTCCTCCAAACAGCGCGCCCGCGAACTCTACCCGCAAATCGAAAACAAGAACCAGCAGCAGATGCTCGCCTACCGCGAACTGCCCGATGCCGAGCTCTTCAGCGAGCAGTGGGTCCGCGTCCCGCTCCACCCGCGTGAGAGGCCCGGCTACAAATCCGCGCGCATCGCCTGCTCCATCTGCGGCGAAGGCATCAACTACGACCGCGAAGCACCCACCGGCGGCCCCATCCTCTGCCAGGGCTGCGTCCATCCCGAGACCCGCTACTACCAGCCACTCGAACCCTAA
- a CDS encoding glucoamylase family protein produces MRSGSNRITRRDATRLLAGSLLSGLSAPPLAHAFAGAPPASSRLSQDDEAFLDDLERSACLYFWEQADPYNGQVLDRAINKTATGERDHRFAASIAATGFGLTALCIADYRKYLPSDRIRQRVTATLQFHLRPMPNEHGFFYHFNDVKTGLPLLNSEVSPIDTALLLCGILTCRAYFNDPKITDLATRIYDRIDWPWMLNGGKTFALAWLPATGFLDPRWDHYAEMMMLYLLAIGAQKNPIPASCWDAFSRPRMHYGPYSYISGHDPLFVHMYSQAWFDFSRKRDAYADYFANSVTATRAHRAFLLSLHRGYTDDYWGVSASDWMHGYTAWGGPPLMGPVDGSVVPYVAAGALPFLPRECMRVLRSLKEKYGKDAWGRYGPCDALHPALAWYDPDVLGIDLGIGVIMAENLRSGLIWKTFMQNPEPGKAMKLCGFRNA; encoded by the coding sequence ATGAGATCCGGCTCGAACCGCATCACTCGCCGCGACGCGACCAGGTTGCTCGCCGGATCTCTCCTCTCCGGGCTCTCCGCTCCGCCTCTGGCCCACGCCTTCGCCGGTGCGCCACCCGCTTCCAGCAGACTGAGTCAGGATGACGAGGCCTTTCTCGACGATCTCGAGCGCAGCGCCTGCCTCTACTTCTGGGAGCAGGCCGATCCCTACAACGGGCAGGTCCTCGACCGCGCCATCAACAAGACCGCAACCGGGGAACGCGACCATCGTTTCGCCGCCAGCATCGCAGCCACAGGCTTCGGCCTCACCGCGCTCTGCATCGCCGATTACCGGAAGTATCTGCCTTCGGACCGCATTCGCCAGCGCGTCACTGCAACCCTGCAGTTCCACCTCAGGCCGATGCCCAACGAGCACGGCTTCTTCTATCACTTCAACGACGTCAAGACCGGACTCCCGCTGCTCAACAGCGAGGTCTCGCCCATCGATACCGCGCTTCTGCTCTGCGGCATCCTCACCTGCCGCGCCTACTTCAACGATCCGAAGATCACCGATCTCGCCACCAGAATCTATGACCGCATCGACTGGCCCTGGATGCTCAACGGCGGCAAAACCTTCGCACTGGCCTGGCTTCCTGCGACAGGCTTCCTCGACCCGCGCTGGGACCACTACGCCGAGATGATGATGCTCTACCTGCTCGCGATCGGCGCGCAGAAGAACCCCATTCCGGCCTCCTGCTGGGACGCCTTCTCACGCCCCAGGATGCATTACGGCCCGTACAGCTACATCAGCGGACACGATCCGCTCTTCGTACACATGTACTCGCAAGCCTGGTTCGACTTCTCCCGCAAGCGCGACGCCTACGCCGACTACTTCGCCAACTCCGTCACCGCCACCCGCGCCCACAGGGCCTTCCTCCTCAGCCTCCATCGCGGCTACACCGACGACTACTGGGGAGTCTCCGCCTCCGACTGGATGCACGGCTACACGGCCTGGGGAGGACCTCCGCTCATGGGGCCGGTCGACGGGTCCGTCGTGCCTTATGTCGCTGCCGGAGCGCTGCCCTTTCTGCCGCGCGAGTGCATGCGCGTCCTGCGCTCGCTCAAGGAGAAATACGGCAAGGATGCCTGGGGCCGCTACGGCCCCTGCGACGCCCTCCACCCTGCCCTCGCGTGGTACGACCCCGATGTGCTCGGAATCGACCTCGGCATCGGCGTCATCATGGCGGAGAACCTGCGCAGTGGACTCATCTGGAAGACCTTCATGCAGAATCCAGAACCAGGAAAGGCCATGAAGCTGTGCGGCTTCCGCAACGCCTGA
- a CDS encoding septal ring lytic transglycosylase RlpA family protein has protein sequence MKTKLLLGPFVVLILSVTPQGARGQAAAEYGLTSASSATSTSSLAKVYSHALDKTVSGKIDHIDHPGAKTVVHNTPSAGSKAKATNKQNGRSTVATVTDHGSSQAGHIVSAPPAASDSFKMKIYGAESTEVKAPPQ, from the coding sequence ATGAAAACGAAACTACTTCTGGGCCCTTTCGTTGTTCTCATACTTAGCGTGACACCGCAGGGTGCCAGAGGGCAGGCGGCCGCGGAGTATGGCCTGACTTCGGCTTCGAGCGCAACTTCGACTTCCAGCCTGGCCAAGGTTTACAGCCATGCGCTGGATAAGACGGTCAGCGGCAAGATAGATCACATAGATCACCCAGGTGCGAAGACCGTCGTACACAATACGCCGTCGGCAGGCTCGAAGGCGAAGGCTACGAATAAGCAGAATGGACGTAGTACCGTTGCAACGGTGACCGACCACGGATCAAGCCAGGCAGGACATATTGTCAGTGCGCCTCCTGCAGCTTCGGACAGCTTCAAAATGAAAATATACGGGGCCGAGTCGACTGAGGTGAAGGCACCCCCTCAGTAG
- a CDS encoding GH39 family glycosyl hydrolase — protein sequence MTVSNAIKLNSVCLRATHALLLLSALFAGSAGSAQTASAPSETIVIDAAAPATPFPHFWEQTFGSGRAILALREDYRNDLRSVKTATGFDSVRFHGIFMDDVGLYDPDRKPIQFAQMTKATAEAPENAGIYNFSYVDQIYDGLLANGVRPFVELSFMPKKMASDPNALHAFWYKQNVSPPKDYAEWDAMITAFTQHLVDCYGLDEVSHWNFEVWNEPNIDFWGGNPKQSTYFELYDHTVLAIKKVNQRLRVGGPSTAQAAWVADFLKHCHDRNIPVDFVSTHVYANDTAKDVFHSDETIPRDRMVCRSVRKVHDEIAASAFPHTPLIFSEYNASYANEPDVTDSVYMGPWLATTISQCDGLTESMSYWSFSDVFEEQGVVRTPFYGGFGLLAENSIPKPAFNAFAMLHQLGDRRLAVNSDSALATRLAGGSLVLALWNYAPPYGTGASYTPPPATPGEAKTFTLTLKGVAPDAAVKITRLDADHGNVVKAYDAMGRPAFPSREQITSLRAAGQPAPPEATSLRAGRMTISIPPQGLVLVYISKAR from the coding sequence TTGACAGTCTCGAACGCAATCAAGCTCAATTCCGTTTGCCTCCGTGCCACGCACGCGCTTCTTCTCCTCTCCGCACTGTTCGCCGGGTCCGCGGGCAGCGCCCAGACCGCATCCGCTCCCTCCGAGACCATCGTCATCGACGCCGCCGCGCCCGCCACGCCCTTCCCCCACTTCTGGGAGCAGACCTTCGGCTCCGGCCGCGCCATCCTCGCGCTCCGCGAGGACTACCGCAACGATCTCCGCTCCGTAAAAACGGCGACCGGCTTCGACTCCGTTCGCTTCCATGGCATCTTCATGGACGACGTCGGGCTCTACGACCCTGATCGCAAGCCCATCCAGTTCGCCCAGATGACCAAGGCGACCGCTGAAGCACCAGAAAACGCCGGAATCTACAACTTCTCCTACGTCGACCAGATCTACGACGGCCTGCTCGCCAACGGCGTCCGCCCCTTCGTAGAGCTCAGCTTCATGCCGAAGAAGATGGCCTCTGATCCCAACGCCTTGCACGCGTTCTGGTACAAGCAGAATGTCTCGCCGCCCAAAGATTACGCGGAGTGGGACGCGATGATCACCGCCTTCACCCAGCATCTTGTCGATTGCTACGGCCTCGACGAGGTCTCGCACTGGAACTTCGAGGTATGGAACGAGCCCAACATCGACTTCTGGGGAGGCAATCCCAAACAGTCCACCTACTTCGAGCTCTACGACCACACTGTGCTCGCCATCAAGAAGGTCAACCAGCGTCTCCGCGTCGGCGGGCCCTCCACCGCGCAGGCCGCATGGGTTGCTGACTTCCTCAAGCATTGCCACGACCGCAACATTCCCGTGGACTTCGTCTCCACGCACGTCTACGCCAACGACACCGCTAAAGACGTCTTCCATAGCGATGAGACGATCCCACGCGATCGCATGGTCTGCCGCAGCGTCCGCAAGGTGCACGACGAGATCGCCGCCTCGGCCTTTCCCCACACGCCGCTCATCTTCAGTGAGTACAACGCCAGCTACGCCAATGAGCCCGACGTCACCGACTCGGTCTACATGGGGCCGTGGCTCGCCACCACCATCAGCCAGTGCGACGGCCTCACCGAGTCCATGAGCTACTGGAGCTTTTCCGACGTCTTCGAAGAGCAGGGCGTCGTTCGAACGCCATTCTACGGCGGCTTTGGCCTTCTCGCCGAGAACAGCATCCCCAAGCCGGCCTTCAACGCCTTCGCCATGCTGCACCAACTCGGCGACCGCCGCCTTGCCGTCAACTCAGACTCTGCCCTTGCAACGCGGCTCGCCGGCGGCTCGCTCGTCCTCGCCCTGTGGAACTACGCGCCTCCGTATGGAACCGGGGCCTCCTACACTCCACCGCCCGCGACGCCGGGCGAGGCAAAGACCTTCACGCTCACGTTGAAGGGAGTCGCTCCCGACGCCGCGGTCAAAATCACGCGGCTGGACGCCGATCACGGCAACGTCGTCAAAGCCTACGACGCCATGGGGCGGCCTGCCTTCCCCAGCCGCGAGCAGATCACCTCGCTTCGCGCAGCCGGACAGCCTGCTCCACCTGAAGCCACATCGCTCCGTGCAGGACGCATGACCATCTCGATCCCACCGCAGGGGCTCGTCCTCGTCTACATCAGCAAAGCAAGATGA